In the Larimichthys crocea isolate SSNF chromosome XXI, L_crocea_2.0, whole genome shotgun sequence genome, one interval contains:
- the LOC109143165 gene encoding transmembrane emp24 domain-containing protein 6, whose product MLLNTLLIVLSSQCVWARKSEPSFNEADAGLFRGSDKYDFAIEVPAAEMECFWHFAHQSGSFYLMYMVQWVTGMANDPRLFVTVNSPQGVLMASKNEAVGQLNFQTEVTGFYRMCLGNHNNKFGGIRVFMNFGVIYEGFEESKGEMEEGEKVLNSTLTDIEESVQKLQNQIFHIWRYYNFARMRKGKDHYLVLSNLNYVTWWSGAQSFIILLSGYLQLLVLKRLFHTDSSRPRC is encoded by the exons ATGCTGTTGAACACTCTGCTCATAGTGTTGAGCTCACAGTGTGTCTGGGCCAGAAAGTCCGAACCTTCTTTTAATGAGGCAGATGCAGGTTTGTTCAGGGGATCAGATAAATATGACTTTGCCATCGAGGTTCCTGCTGCAGAGATGGAGTGTTTCTGGCACTTTGCCCACCAGAGTGGAAGCTTCTACCTGATGTACATG GTACAGTGGGTAACAGGGATGGCCAATGATCCCCGGCTATTTGTGACAGTCAACTCACCACAGGGCGTTCTCATGGCATCAAAGAATGAGGCTGTTGGTCAATTGAATTTCCAGACTGAGGTGACAG GTTTTTACCGGATGTGTCTCGGGAACCACAACAACAAGTTTGGAGGGATCAGGGTCTTTATGAACTTTGGTGTCATCTACGAAGGCTTTGAGGAGTCaaagggagagatggaggaaggagagaaagtcCTCAACAGCACTTTGACAGATATTGAG GAGAGTGTACAGAAGCTCCAGAATCAGATCTTCCACATATGGCGTTATTACAACTTCGCCCGcatgaggaaaggaaaggatCACTACCTCGTACTCTCCAACCTCAACTACGTCACTTGGTGGTCGGGGGCCCAAAGCTTCATCATCCTCCTGTCTGGATACCTGCAGCTCCTCGTCCTCAAAAGACTCTTCCACACAGACTCTAGCAGACCACGATGCTGA
- the LOC109143164 gene encoding YLP motif-containing protein 1, which translates to MDEGAWLEIMQKIIGTFPIIYKMAENVKTNKEHCQQIAQRVRSLEDLVLNIKQRRPRRISAVVHNALKELCITLYSAQTLMMKFNQTRGFVGLVKSISYKDKLKDVDKRLSDHLHILSGALLIEQGNMLNKVFETVSGEEREDDEYFSEEASSTTAIMPPPSTTPPMPMSIPTTSMPPPSTIPPMPMSIPTTSMTLPNIMHPMPMSIPTTSMTLPNIVPPMPMSFPTTPMPLYDMMHPMSMYGLTGGNMSPMPYLDSTSGLDELLSLYNLLSDF; encoded by the coding sequence ATGGACGAAGGAGCATGGCTGGAAATAATGCAAAAAATCATAGGCACATTCCCGATCATCTACAAAATGGCTGAAAATGTGAAGACCAACAAGGAGCACTGCCAACAAATCGCCCAGAGAGTCAGATCCCTGGAAGACCTGGTTCTCAACATCAAACAAAGAAGACCAAGAAGGATCTCTGCTGTTGTGCACAATGCTCTGAAGGAACTCTGCATCACTCTCTACTCAGCCCAGACACTGATGATGAAATTCAACCAAACTCGTGGTTTTGTGGGCTTAGTGAAGTCCATCAGCTATAAAGACAAGTTAAAGGATGTGGACAAAAGGCTATCTGATCACCTCCATATTCTGTCAGGGGCTCTACTGATTGAACAGGGAAACATGCTGAACAAAGTGTTTGAAACTGTTtcaggagaagagagagaagatgacGAGTATTTTAGCGAAGAAGCTAGCTCCACCACAGCTATCATGCCTCCTCCCAGCACCACACCCCCCATGCCAATGTCAATCCCCACAACTTCCATGCCTCCTCCCAGCACCATACCCCCCATGCCAATGTCAATCCCCACAACTTCCATGACTCTTCCCAACATTATGCACCCCATGCCAATGTCTATCCCCACAACTTCCATGACTCTTCCCAACATCGTGCCCCCCATGCCAATGTCTTTCCCCACAACTCCCATGCCTCTCTATGACATGATGCACCCTATGTCAATGTATGGCCTCACAGGTGGAAACATGTCTCCAATGCCTTACTTGGACTCAACTTCAGGCCTGGATGAATTATTATCTTTGTACAATCTGCTGTCTGATTTTTAA